One Ardenticatenales bacterium genomic region harbors:
- a CDS encoding NADH-quinone oxidoreductase subunit D produces the protein MDDPRQNYTGLIVPADHLLDVAQTLREDLGFNYLSSVTGVDLIDDNKMEVVYHTYSIDKGGSAVVLKVQVDRDDPVVPSLTPAWPGADFQEREAWDLLGIRFDGHPYLKRILMWDGFAGHPLRKDWKEAFYEEEKKPFGSRWPGGDVYRAETLNPYGRNVKYPGGWLPDDLAIDTDAEVYAGLTVSHPSYMKTDTVTVNLGPQHPSTHGVFRMVVTLDGETIVDLKPVMGYLHRNHEKIGERNTWLQNIPYTDRLDYLASMCNNHGYVLAVEKLLGSSVPERVEWIRILMAELTRIANHLWALGFLLNDLGALQTPMLYFYIERELILDFFEAAAGSRMMCNYMRFGGLAFDLPKVVREQETMSFLRELVDERLPRAMEEWRRLVEGNEIVRARSIGVGYLSPEDAIAMSCAGPLLRASGVPYDVRRAEPYSYYDKLDWDVAVRYNGDVYDRLLVRLDEMEQSLRILRQVLPHLQATAGGPIFDGKPQYSIRVPKGGDAYGRVENPKGELGYYVTATPKGSNPERYHIRAPSFINLTALGPMCLNHKVADVVTILGSIDIVLGEVDR, from the coding sequence ATGGATGATCCGCGTCAGAACTATACGGGTTTGATTGTGCCGGCAGATCACCTCCTGGACGTAGCTCAAACCCTGCGCGAAGACCTGGGATTTAACTACCTTTCCAGCGTCACCGGCGTGGACCTCATCGACGACAACAAAATGGAAGTCGTCTACCACACCTACAGCATCGACAAGGGCGGTAGCGCCGTCGTCCTCAAAGTCCAGGTAGACCGCGATGACCCCGTCGTCCCCTCCCTCACACCCGCCTGGCCCGGCGCTGATTTCCAGGAACGCGAGGCATGGGACCTGCTGGGCATTCGCTTTGACGGCCATCCCTACCTGAAGCGCATCCTCATGTGGGATGGCTTTGCCGGGCATCCGCTGCGCAAGGATTGGAAAGAAGCCTTCTACGAGGAAGAGAAAAAGCCCTTTGGCTCCCGCTGGCCCGGTGGTGACGTCTACCGCGCGGAAACCCTTAACCCCTACGGCAGAAACGTCAAATACCCCGGCGGATGGCTCCCCGATGACCTCGCCATCGACACGGACGCCGAAGTGTACGCCGGCCTCACCGTTTCTCATCCCTCCTACATGAAGACGGACACTGTCACCGTGAACCTGGGGCCGCAGCACCCTTCCACCCACGGCGTGTTCCGCATGGTCGTCACCCTGGACGGCGAGACCATCGTGGACCTCAAGCCCGTCATGGGGTATTTGCACCGCAACCACGAGAAAATCGGCGAACGAAACACCTGGCTGCAAAACATCCCCTACACGGACCGGCTCGACTACCTCGCCTCTATGTGCAACAACCACGGCTATGTCTTGGCCGTGGAGAAACTCCTCGGTTCTAGCGTGCCAGAGCGCGTCGAATGGATCCGCATCCTCATGGCGGAGTTGACGCGAATCGCCAACCATCTGTGGGCGTTGGGCTTCCTCCTCAACGACCTGGGCGCGCTGCAAACCCCCATGCTCTACTTCTACATTGAGCGCGAATTGATTCTGGACTTCTTTGAAGCTGCCGCCGGTTCACGCATGATGTGCAACTACATGCGCTTTGGCGGCCTCGCCTTTGACCTACCCAAAGTGGTGCGCGAACAGGAAACGATGTCTTTCTTGCGCGAACTGGTCGATGAGCGGCTGCCACGCGCAATGGAAGAGTGGCGTCGGTTGGTTGAAGGAAACGAGATCGTCCGCGCCCGCAGCATTGGCGTCGGCTACCTCTCGCCTGAGGATGCCATCGCCATGAGTTGCGCCGGTCCGCTGCTGCGCGCCAGCGGCGTCCCCTACGACGTGCGTCGCGCCGAACCGTATTCCTACTACGACAAACTCGATTGGGACGTGGCCGTTCGCTACAATGGCGACGTGTATGATCGACTGCTGGTGCGCCTGGATGAAATGGAGCAGAGTCTGCGTATTCTGCGCCAGGTGCTGCCCCACCTGCAAGCAACCGCCGGCGGCCCGATTTTCGATGGCAAGCCGCAATACTCTATTCGCGTTCCCAAAGGGGGCGATGCCTATGGTCGCGTGGAGAATCCCAAAGGGGAACTCGGCTACTACGTCACCGCCACGCCCAAGGGCAGCAACCCGGAGCGTTACCACATTCGCGCCCCATCTTTCATCAACCTGACAGCGCTGGGGCCGATGTGCTTGAATCACAAAGTGGCCGATGTTGTCACCATTTTGGGCAGCATCGACATCGTGTTGGGCGAAGTGGACAGGTGA
- a CDS encoding DUF3524 domain-containing protein, whose translation MKVMLISPYHGGSHRAWAEGYQRHSGHEVRLLTMPARYWKWRMHGGAITLARRFLAHSWQPDVLMATDMLDLTTFLALTRVRNAGIPTILYCHENQLTYPTPRPGKDGPWRRQLGQRDQHYAFINYASALAADQVWFNSHYHHDAFLAALPDFLKHFPEANELASVGTIHDKSRVLPVGIDLARLQPPAAPRSAAEPPLILWNQRWEYDKNPADFFAALYGVVDAGIPFRLALCGENFRRRPAEFDEARSRLAPRIIHFGYAKSDDYRRLLWQADVTISTAHHEFFGISILEAIYCHTFPLLPRRLSYPELLPPTAHEACLYDTQAQLVEKLTWALTHLDDVRGMAGENAGSAAHYDWRHVAPTYDAALLDLTQASSKTVPTIG comes from the coding sequence ATGAAGGTGATGCTCATTTCGCCGTATCATGGCGGCAGTCATCGGGCGTGGGCGGAGGGGTATCAGCGGCACAGTGGGCATGAGGTGCGGTTGTTGACGATGCCGGCACGATACTGGAAGTGGCGCATGCATGGCGGTGCCATCACCCTGGCGCGCCGGTTCCTGGCGCATAGCTGGCAGCCGGACGTTCTTATGGCAACGGACATGCTTGATCTGACGACTTTTCTGGCGCTGACACGGGTGAGAAATGCCGGCATTCCCACCATCCTCTACTGCCACGAAAACCAACTCACCTACCCCACCCCACGTCCGGGCAAGGACGGCCCCTGGCGGCGGCAGTTGGGGCAGCGAGACCAGCATTACGCCTTCATCAACTACGCCTCCGCCCTGGCCGCCGATCAGGTCTGGTTCAACTCCCATTATCACCACGACGCCTTCCTCGCGGCGCTGCCCGACTTCCTCAAGCATTTCCCAGAGGCGAACGAGTTGGCGTCCGTGGGGACGATCCACGATAAGAGCCGCGTGCTGCCGGTGGGGATTGATCTGGCGCGTTTGCAGCCGCCTGCCGCGCCGCGGTCCGCCGCCGAACCGCCGCTGATTTTGTGGAATCAGCGGTGGGAGTATGACAAGAATCCGGCGGATTTTTTTGCGGCGTTGTATGGGGTGGTGGATGCCGGCATTCCCTTCCGCCTTGCCCTCTGTGGTGAAAACTTCCGCCGCCGCCCCGCCGAGTTTGATGAAGCCCGATCCCGGCTGGCCCCCCGCATCATTCATTTTGGCTACGCGAAGTCTGACGACTATCGTCGCCTGTTGTGGCAGGCGGACGTCACCATCTCCACTGCCCATCATGAATTCTTCGGCATCAGTATCCTGGAAGCCATCTACTGCCACACATTCCCCCTGCTGCCGCGCCGCCTCAGCTACCCGGAACTGCTCCCGCCCACGGCACACGAGGCGTGCCTGTATGATACGCAGGCGCAGTTGGTGGAAAAACTGACCTGGGCGCTGACGCACCTGGATGATGTTCGGGGGATGGCGGGGGAAAATGCCGGCAGCGCCGCGCACTACGACTGGCGACATGTGGCCCCGACGTATGATGCGGCGCTATTAGACCTGACACAGGCTTCCTCAAAAACCGTACCAACAATCGGTTGA
- a CDS encoding DoxX-like family protein encodes MQQTNPPPGSCRNRLEIVAIVAALFIFTVLMAALRDAPPLVGLTLGLAAAFLHAARQWWRGWQAHERLRRAFARRQASRAAFTVHALALDREAQVGLRLAERFLDRQQALRGGEREEDEGWGQGTMGTYAYRFPAGMAPIMADEDVLSPFQAVIHGALALLWLYQGLVPKLMFPQMGETALVGAMMPAFIAPETYVTIFGWLEILFGLLFLWPRLARPLHWLNIAVLIGLGMAPLLVQPHLYAAPFNPASLSLAMMALSLAFLAASSHERAMTRIEPE; translated from the coding sequence ATGCAGCAGACCAATCCTCCTCCCGGCTCCTGTCGGAATCGTTTGGAAATCGTAGCCATTGTGGCGGCGTTGTTTATCTTCACCGTGCTGATGGCCGCCCTGCGCGACGCGCCCCCGCTGGTGGGGCTGACGTTGGGCCTGGCGGCGGCCTTCCTCCATGCGGCGCGGCAGTGGTGGCGGGGCTGGCAGGCGCATGAGCGGCTGCGGCGCGCGTTCGCCCGGCGGCAAGCGTCGCGGGCGGCTTTTACGGTTCATGCGCTGGCGCTGGACCGGGAGGCGCAGGTGGGCTTGAGGTTGGCGGAACGTTTTCTGGACAGGCAGCAGGCCCTCCGTGGCGGCGAGCGTGAGGAGGATGAGGGTTGGGGGCAAGGGACGATGGGGACGTATGCTTACCGTTTTCCGGCGGGGATGGCTCCGATCATGGCTGACGAGGATGTGTTGTCGCCTTTTCAGGCGGTGATTCATGGGGCGCTGGCGCTGCTGTGGCTTTACCAGGGGCTGGTACCGAAGCTGATGTTTCCGCAGATGGGGGAAACGGCGTTGGTGGGGGCGATGATGCCGGCATTTATCGCCCCAGAAACATACGTCACCATCTTCGGCTGGCTGGAAATTCTCTTCGGCCTGTTGTTCCTCTGGCCGCGCCTGGCGCGCCCCCTACACTGGCTGAACATCGCGGTGCTGATCGGGTTGGGAATGGCCCCCTTGCTCGTGCAGCCACATCTTTATGCCGCGCCCTTCAACCCCGCCAGCCTCAGCCTGGCGATGATGGCCCTCTCGCTGGCCTTCCTGGCCGCATCTTCTCACGAGCGCGCAATGACACGAATTGAGCCGGAATGA
- a CDS encoding 4Fe-4S binding protein, with protein sequence MAVTIKHFVNTYREDLAWYFKGGRYYNDEALKVRQSLKGTGAITVNYPEEKLPVPERFRFVPFLVSDDPAPGQQWGHDWCTSCGICAKVCPPQCIWIKRGTLPNGRPKPEPEEFYIDIDICMNCGFCAEYCPFDAIKMDHDYELASYDRTSAHIHDKERLSKPLSYWQSIAPERARMEAEVRDAEKAAKEKKKAERGR encoded by the coding sequence ATGGCGGTAACGATCAAGCACTTCGTGAATACATACCGCGAGGACCTGGCCTGGTATTTCAAAGGTGGCCGTTATTACAATGACGAGGCACTGAAAGTGCGGCAGAGTTTGAAGGGCACGGGCGCCATTACGGTGAATTACCCCGAAGAGAAACTGCCCGTGCCAGAGCGTTTCCGCTTCGTTCCCTTTCTTGTGTCTGACGATCCGGCTCCGGGTCAGCAGTGGGGGCATGATTGGTGTACGTCCTGTGGCATTTGCGCCAAGGTGTGCCCGCCCCAGTGCATCTGGATCAAGCGCGGGACGCTGCCGAATGGGCGACCGAAGCCGGAACCGGAAGAGTTTTACATTGACATTGACATTTGCATGAACTGCGGCTTTTGCGCCGAGTATTGCCCGTTCGACGCGATTAAGATGGACCACGACTATGAACTGGCCAGCTATGATCGCACGTCCGCGCACATTCATGACAAAGAGCGCCTGAGCAAGCCGCTCAGTTACTGGCAGTCGATTGCGCCGGAGCGGGCGCGTATGGAAGCGGAAGTCCGCGATGCGGAGAAGGCCGCCAAAGAAAAGAAAAAGGCTGAACGCGGGCGCTAG
- a CDS encoding oligosaccharide flippase family protein, translating into MPKPLRTIRQFAHSRSLRQGMVLILGTTLAYGLDYLFNLVAGRILAPPQFGTLVALAGAGQVLVVASRVIQTVITRYVTEFQSGPDGATRTAAFFRRIFPAAWAWGGGVTVLLLLLSVPFARFLRTDDVPAVMALVIAAVLMAVRPVVGGVLQGTQRFAALGSVQIVQAGLRLVAGVLLMLAGWGAFGAMAALPVASGAALLFGLWLLGKDVWRPTPGARHQVAFADLLRYGSYAGAGLIGYALLANMDAILARRFFTPEMAGNYGAAVTLGKVVQFFPLAIVMILFPKAAQRRAEKRDPAGILLPAMLIVGLLCGGVALVYFLFPDAIVRLTLGSEYQVSGLLLGLLGVAMTLLSLANVWLNYFLSLNLTGYVYLVWVAIVLQAVLMALFHGALWHLPAIATGTGLWLTLAGGVMFWRARRRGLAGMGD; encoded by the coding sequence TTGCCTAAACCATTGCGAACCATTCGCCAGTTTGCCCATTCGCGCTCACTGCGCCAGGGAATGGTGCTCATCTTGGGCACAACCCTGGCCTACGGCCTCGACTACCTCTTTAACCTTGTCGCCGGGCGCATCCTCGCACCGCCCCAGTTCGGCACCCTTGTCGCCCTGGCGGGGGCCGGTCAGGTGCTGGTCGTGGCCTCCCGCGTCATCCAGACCGTCATCACCCGCTACGTCACCGAATTCCAGTCCGGGCCAGATGGCGCGACGCGCACCGCCGCCTTCTTTCGCCGCATCTTTCCCGCCGCCTGGGCGTGGGGCGGGGGCGTCACGGTGCTGTTGCTGCTATTGAGCGTACCATTTGCCCGTTTCCTGCGCACCGACGACGTACCCGCCGTGATGGCCCTGGTGATTGCCGCCGTGTTGATGGCCGTGCGCCCGGTGGTGGGGGGCGTGCTGCAAGGGACACAGCGATTTGCCGCTCTGGGCAGCGTGCAGATTGTGCAGGCGGGGCTGCGTCTGGTGGCGGGCGTTCTCTTGATGCTGGCGGGGTGGGGCGCGTTTGGGGCGATGGCGGCGCTGCCGGTTGCCAGCGGCGCGGCGCTGCTGTTTGGCCTGTGGCTGCTGGGCAAGGATGTGTGGCGACCCACGCCGGGCGCGCGTCATCAGGTGGCTTTCGCGGATCTGCTGCGCTACGGTTCCTACGCCGGCGCGGGCTTGATCGGGTACGCACTGCTGGCGAATATGGATGCGATCCTGGCGCGGCGCTTCTTTACGCCGGAGATGGCCGGCAATTATGGCGCGGCGGTGACGCTGGGGAAGGTGGTGCAGTTCTTCCCGCTGGCGATTGTGATGATCTTGTTCCCGAAGGCGGCGCAACGACGGGCGGAAAAACGGGATCCTGCCGGCATTCTCCTCCCGGCGATGTTGATTGTGGGCTTGCTCTGCGGCGGCGTGGCCCTCGTCTACTTTCTCTTTCCCGACGCCATCGTGCGCCTCACCCTCGGCAGCGAATATCAGGTGTCCGGGTTGCTTTTGGGGCTGCTGGGCGTGGCGATGACGCTGCTCTCCCTGGCGAATGTGTGGCTCAACTACTTCCTCTCGCTCAACCTGACCGGGTATGTGTACCTGGTGTGGGTGGCGATTGTGCTGCAGGCGGTGTTGATGGCGTTGTTTCATGGCGCGTTGTGGCATTTGCCGGCCATTGCCACCGGAACGGGGTTGTGGTTGACGCTGGCCGGGGGCGTGATGTTCTGGCGGGCGCGGCGGCGGGGGTTGGCGGGGATGGGGGACTGA
- the nuoB gene encoding NADH-quinone oxidoreductase subunit NuoB translates to MLAPDMPIPDEVANNIFITSLDKIYNWSRRNSVWPMVFGLACCAIEMICTASSRFDLARFGMEVFRATPRQSDLMIVSGTVTKKMVPTIVRLYNQMPEPRYVLSMGACASGGGPFKEGYNVVDGIDKFIPVDVYVPGCPPTPQALINGLIALQEKIDQQSVTTVPWYRRDTPAEFVPIPVLGPDLVDVRQLEIIREQARQES, encoded by the coding sequence ATGTTAGCCCCCGATATGCCCATTCCAGACGAAGTGGCTAACAACATCTTCATCACCAGCCTGGACAAAATCTACAACTGGTCGCGGCGCAATTCCGTCTGGCCCATGGTTTTTGGCCTGGCCTGCTGCGCCATCGAAATGATCTGCACCGCTTCCAGCCGCTTTGACCTGGCCCGCTTTGGCATGGAGGTCTTCCGCGCCACGCCGCGCCAATCCGACCTGATGATCGTCTCCGGCACGGTGACGAAAAAGATGGTCCCCACCATCGTTCGCCTCTACAACCAGATGCCGGAACCGCGCTACGTCCTCAGCATGGGCGCGTGCGCCAGCGGCGGCGGTCCCTTCAAGGAAGGATACAACGTCGTGGACGGCATCGACAAATTCATTCCCGTAGACGTCTACGTGCCCGGCTGCCCGCCCACGCCGCAAGCCCTCATTAACGGCTTGATCGCCCTGCAAGAGAAGATTGACCAACAGTCGGTGACGACCGTACCCTGGTATCGTCGTGACACCCCCGCCGAATTCGTTCCCATCCCCGTGCTTGGCCCTGACCTGGTTGATGTGCGCCAACTGGAGATTATTCGGGAGCAAGCCCGGCAAGAAAGTTAA
- a CDS encoding Mrp/NBP35 family ATP-binding protein, with translation MFKKNPVTEEAVKAALSTVIEPELHRDLVSLNMIRNLQVSGGDVTFTIMLTTPACPLRGKMEADARAALSHVAGITNVTINWDANVPRDRRIGEQVGQQFRNTIAVTSGKGGVGKSTVSVNLAVALAQKGARVGLLDADILGPNVPMMMGVDHLPPPRNRKLVPAEKYGVKFISMAFLVKPDQPLIWRGPMLHSAINQLLTDVEWGELDYLVVDLPPGTGDAQLTLAQVLPVTGALIVTQPMAVAAADALRSYKMFEKLDVSIIGVVENMSGEFFGTGAGKKLADDHNLPYLGSIPLDMNVRVGGDSGEPVVAAHPDSPAAQALREISQQVAARVSVLTLANQSDFIPIQLIG, from the coding sequence ATGTTCAAAAAGAACCCGGTGACCGAAGAGGCCGTGAAGGCGGCTTTGTCTACCGTGATTGAGCCGGAGCTTCATCGGGACCTCGTCTCGCTCAACATGATCCGGAATTTGCAGGTGAGTGGTGGAGATGTGACGTTCACGATTATGCTGACCACGCCGGCTTGCCCCCTGCGCGGCAAGATGGAGGCGGACGCGCGCGCGGCGCTGTCGCACGTGGCGGGCATCACCAACGTAACCATCAACTGGGATGCCAACGTGCCCCGCGACCGCCGCATTGGGGAGCAGGTAGGGCAGCAGTTCCGCAACACGATTGCCGTCACCAGCGGCAAGGGCGGCGTAGGGAAATCAACGGTGTCCGTGAATCTGGCGGTGGCATTGGCGCAGAAAGGGGCGCGTGTGGGGCTGCTGGATGCGGATATTTTGGGGCCGAATGTGCCTATGATGATGGGGGTGGACCATCTGCCGCCGCCACGTAATCGCAAACTGGTGCCGGCAGAAAAATACGGCGTCAAATTCATCTCCATGGCCTTTCTCGTCAAACCGGACCAGCCCCTCATCTGGCGTGGCCCCATGTTGCACAGCGCCATCAACCAACTCCTCACCGACGTGGAGTGGGGCGAACTGGACTACCTGGTCGTGGACCTGCCACCGGGCACGGGTGACGCGCAGTTGACGCTGGCGCAGGTGTTGCCCGTCACCGGCGCGCTAATCGTGACGCAGCCGATGGCCGTGGCCGCCGCCGATGCCCTGCGCAGCTATAAGATGTTCGAGAAGCTGGATGTCTCCATTATTGGCGTGGTGGAGAACATGAGCGGCGAGTTTTTTGGCACGGGTGCCGGCAAAAAACTGGCCGACGACCACAACCTCCCCTATCTGGGTAGCATTCCCCTGGACATGAACGTGCGTGTTGGTGGCGACAGCGGCGAACCCGTCGTGGCTGCCCATCCCGACTCCCCGGCGGCGCAGGCGCTGCGCGAAATCAGCCAGCAAGTGGCCGCCCGCGTCAGTGTCCTCACGCTGGCGAATCAGTCCGACTTCATTCCCATCCAGTTGATTGGTTGA
- a CDS encoding site-specific DNA-methyltransferase produces the protein MTLPLFSGPVEVSAKYDESADVVLFGGDVNAFVDTLPADSVKLIVTSPPYNLGKAYEDRVSIEAYLDKQAETIEKLYHVLHPRGSICWQVGNFVEDGEVFPLDIYYYPIFKRLGLYLRNRIVWHFGHGLHTSKRFSGRYETILWFTKGKAYTFNLDPVRVPSKYPGKRHYKGRNKGKPSGNPKGKNPSDVWQGLAAEWEGGFWEIPNVKSNHPEKTVHPCQFPVELVERCVLALTDEGDWVFDPYAGVGSALIAAIKQGRKAMGSGKEPAYAEIARERIAAYYGGALRLRPMGKPVHKPSGNEKVAQIPPEWDAGEQQWLFEKKEWYQ, from the coding sequence ATGACTTTACCCCTTTTCAGTGGCCCGGTAGAGGTTTCCGCGAAGTATGACGAAAGTGCGGACGTGGTCTTGTTTGGCGGCGACGTCAACGCATTTGTTGATACACTCCCCGCCGACTCCGTCAAACTCATTGTCACCTCACCGCCCTATAATCTGGGCAAGGCTTATGAGGATCGCGTTTCTATTGAGGCTTATCTCGACAAACAAGCGGAGACGATTGAGAAACTCTACCACGTATTGCATCCGCGAGGGAGCATTTGCTGGCAGGTCGGAAATTTCGTGGAGGATGGGGAAGTGTTCCCCCTGGACATTTACTACTATCCGATCTTTAAGCGTCTTGGGCTATACCTGCGCAACCGCATCGTCTGGCACTTTGGGCATGGCCTGCATACGAGCAAGCGGTTTTCGGGCCGTTATGAAACGATCCTCTGGTTCACAAAAGGGAAGGCGTATACGTTTAACCTCGACCCGGTGCGCGTGCCGTCCAAGTATCCGGGGAAACGGCATTATAAGGGGCGAAATAAGGGGAAGCCTTCCGGAAATCCCAAAGGGAAGAACCCGTCTGATGTCTGGCAAGGTTTGGCCGCGGAATGGGAGGGAGGGTTTTGGGAGATACCCAATGTGAAATCCAATCATCCTGAGAAAACGGTCCACCCGTGCCAGTTTCCGGTGGAATTGGTGGAACGGTGTGTGTTGGCGCTGACGGATGAGGGTGACTGGGTTTTTGACCCCTACGCCGGAGTGGGTTCGGCACTAATTGCGGCGATTAAGCAGGGGCGCAAGGCCATGGGAAGTGGAAAGGAACCGGCGTATGCGGAGATTGCCAGGGAACGAATTGCCGCTTACTACGGTGGCGCGTTGCGGTTGCGACCGATGGGGAAGCCGGTACACAAACCTTCCGGGAATGAAAAAGTGGCGCAGATTCCACCGGAATGGGATGCGGGCGAACAGCAGTGGCTTTTCGAGAAGAAGGAGTGGTATCAGTGA
- the iscX gene encoding Fe-S cluster assembly protein IscX, whose amino-acid sequence MEHELYWDATYAIARALMQQHPNLSPEDVGLEELTDLVIKLPGFADDEALVNEQILLDIIKVWYEEETE is encoded by the coding sequence ATGGAACATGAACTGTACTGGGATGCAACATACGCCATCGCCCGCGCGCTCATGCAACAGCACCCCAATCTCTCTCCCGAGGACGTCGGCCTGGAAGAACTCACGGACCTGGTCATCAAATTGCCCGGATTCGCCGATGATGAAGCCCTCGTCAACGAACAAATTCTACTCGACATCATCAAAGTCTGGTACGAGGAGGAAACAGAGTAA
- a CDS encoding class I SAM-dependent methyltransferase, whose protein sequence is MHPKLLTFRYKLFRYRAVERALVAGIGAGRLLDIGCGDGENLLRFAGLPARRVGLEVSGPRLRQARAHGLDVLQATGTRLPFPDAAFDMIYVAHVLHHVADYPAVLAEIRRCLAPGGVLFLVETVTDHPLLRLARRLYPVWRGDAVEADWRYADLVQILERAGFQVRQSGRYNLLFFLWEMFPLAFWPLEIFTPIFVYLDLLLAKFLSRYAVHCYFVAAVS, encoded by the coding sequence GTGCATCCCAAGTTGCTCACTTTTCGCTATAAGTTGTTTCGTTATCGGGCGGTGGAGCGGGCGTTAGTTGCCGGCATTGGCGCGGGACGACTGCTGGACATTGGCTGTGGCGATGGCGAAAATCTGTTGCGTTTTGCCGGCCTGCCCGCCCGCCGCGTGGGCTTGGAGGTTTCCGGGCCGCGGCTGCGCCAGGCGCGCGCCCACGGCCTGGACGTGCTGCAAGCGACGGGCACGCGGCTACCCTTCCCGGACGCCGCCTTCGACATGATTTACGTGGCGCACGTGCTGCACCACGTCGCCGACTACCCCGCCGTCCTCGCGGAAATTCGCCGCTGCCTGGCCCCCGGCGGCGTGTTGTTCCTGGTGGAAACCGTCACCGACCACCCGCTGCTGCGCCTGGCGCGCCGCCTATATCCCGTCTGGCGCGGTGACGCGGTGGAGGCCGACTGGCGCTACGCGGACCTGGTGCAAATACTGGAGCGGGCCGGCTTCCAGGTGCGGCAAAGCGGGCGCTACAATCTGCTGTTCTTCCTCTGGGAGATGTTCCCCCTTGCCTTTTGGCCGCTGGAAATCTTCACGCCCATCTTCGTTTACCTGGACCTGCTGCTGGCGAAATTCCTCTCCCGCTATGCCGTACACTGCTATTTTGTCGCGGCGGTCAGCTAA